AGATTCCCCAAAACTTCTCTAACTACTAATTAGACGGATATTGGTGTGATAAATAAGGTCTTGAATTTCCAGCAGagacctaatgaaaacaaaaagcaacCTATAAATAGAAACCATATATGCTAATCTGAACAAGTGTTAGCTGCAAAATCTTATGTCACAAAAAAACATGACATCCAAACCACTCACAACAAAACTGTATGAAAAGGAAGTACGCACTTCAACTCAAATCACTCTTTTTGAAGGTAAGTTGACAATAGTCAACCCTCAACTGAGAACAGGAGTACACCCCCAACCAATTTTCCTTCAAAGATAATAGAAACCCCCTTTTTGTATTTCCAGCGCAACCAAAATAGCATAAAtcaaacaaacaacaaaaaaaaaaaaacaaaaatccagAAGCTATTCCCTCAATtgaagaatgaaaaaaaagaaaaacctttgAGGTAGAATCAGTGAAGTTCAAGTATACTCGACACCCCAGAAGACCAAATTCTGAGAAACTGGCACCAGATCCATCCAAATCAGAGAAAGGTTCAAACTTTGACAAGCCCAGAAAAACCAATCAGAGACAAAAGGGAATCAGCGCGCAAAAGAcggaacaaaataaacaaagaagGTACTAGTTGAAGTCAAAGCATGAGAATCGAGTGagggaaaagagaagagagaatgaAAGTGGGAAGAAAAGCAATAGTATTGGGTTCACATCACATCAATGGaggaaagaaagggaagaagagcaTCCTGGAAGGTTCGTTTATCGTTGTCAGaggagaagagaggagagagagaagaggagggTGAAGTTGTTTGGATGACGAAAGAGGTGACGTCAGCGTCCCCAGCTGGGGTTGGATTGCGTCATCGctattgaaagaaagaaagagtggTTTGCGTAAATTGATGAAGAGAAGAACGTAAGTACGTACTACGTAacaccaaggttctgaaaaccgggaACCGGCGATGTATACGGTTCGGTCCGATGCTAATAACCGCTCATTTGTAAACCGCTATAAAAGCGCTGAACTGGTTGAAAACCGGCCGGTTGAACCAAACCGGTAACCGGCCGGTTCTTGTTAAACTGTgccgttttctttttttttttcttttaaaaaaagacaCCCCATGGTTCAGCCTCACTCAGTAACCGTCTCACCCCCTTCCCCCAATACAACCCCCCCTTTCGTGAATCACTGTGACCCTCTGAACTCTGAAGCAAACCCAAACCCTAGGTTCTCCCTGCAACGGATCTGCCGCAGTGCCGCCGCCGTCCGTGCTGTCGGCGCCTCCGCGGCTTCCTCCTTCCAGCTGTGCCGAACCCAGGCCCTCTCTTGTAGCTCGGTGTCTTCCTTCCCCCCTGTTCCCGTCCTCCGTGGCTTCTCTGTTCGAGGCTTGGAGTAGCTCGCCGCCGTGTTGCGGCTCGTCGTCGTCTCCCCGGTCGCCGTCCGTGTCTCCGTCGAAGGTTAGTGGCATTGCTTTCACTTCTTTCgttcttctcttccttttatgcTCTGTTTGCTGATTTTTAACGTGAAATtgttaaattgctaatttttgcTGATTTTGTGATGctgctttttttttaattccggaaatttttgttgaaattttcttgCTGCTGCTAAAAATGGAAATCAAATCATTATTGGAATTTTTGTTTAGggattagggattacttgttgcGATTTTGTAATATTTGTTGAAATTTCAGGTCTAgtgtgattagggattacttgCTGCTGATGAAGTTTCAAGTTTAGTGTAattagggattacttgttgctgttttgtaatgtttgttgctgaatgctaaaaatggaaatcaaatcaaatgctgttttatattttcaaatggcTGTTGTTAACTTTTGTGCAGAAAGATGTTGGTCGTTCCAAGTTTTCAAAGTCCCTTTCTGTACCTGGGAGAAATTTTGTTATTGTAAGATCCATCTCCTTTTCTACCCGTAGTGAACAGAATCGGCAAGATACAAATGATGATATGTTCCCTCTAAGGCCTCCCTAAAgtcatatatattttatgtacTTCCAGTTTTGTAGTCCtactttctgtttttaaattcacAGTGAAGAAATCTAATCCATTTTCCAagctttacatttcaagcaaaaaATGGGTTGTGTTTATTATTCCACCTAGTGTTGTGGTTCCCCGTTCCTGTCATCATTCTTTTATGGGTTAGAAATTATGAATTATCTCAATTAGTTGCTAGTGTTTGAAAATATTGTATGTTGATAATAGACAAAATGACAGCCACTTTTATGAGTACGAGTATATTACACTGCTGGGGTATTTTACTTAGTTCCTGAGTGGTTGTCTTGTTAGTAACATTTTAGTTAGAGTGCCATTTTATTAGCTTATTGTCACTTTAAATCTTCTACAAAATAGTTTAACACACTAAAACAAGTTTTTCATGTTggcatttaatatttaaatatttctttttactatttaacttttgaatttgtagtttgataagatcatatggatTTGGTTGATAATATTTCATgtagtattttaaatttggaagatattttaagttttatattagactataattatattttaggatgtttatttataatttatttattattctattctaaaacgATTTTTTCGGTTGAATTATCGGTTGGACCGgttaaaccagtgaaccagtgactagaaCGGTTTGATGACTGGTCCGGTTTTCTGAACCTTGCTAAAAACAGAGTAAAAAGGAGTAATAATAAAGTTTGCTTCTTTTATGGAGAGAATCATGGCGCAACATGATGACCTCAGCGCGCCACCGCGGCCGCTGCCACCGTCTCCATCTCCCACTAAGACCGATCCGCGTACAATTCACGCACGGGCTATAAAATCAGTTGCAACCGACAATGCGACATTCAACAATCTGGTAACGCTTTACTCGAAATTGGAGAGTTTGGCGTCCTACTCTGTCCGCGTGTTCAGCCAAATCCGGAGTCCCAACGTTGTGTCATGGACCGCACTTGTCTCCGCCCACTCCAATACCCTCCTCGCCCTCCGTTACTTCGTTTCCATGCTTCGCCACCCAACACTCCCCAACAATCGCACCCTTGCCTCCCTCTTCCGCACCTCAGCTGCACTCTCTGCCCTCCCCTTTGCCCTTTCCCCCCACTCCCTCTCCCTCAAGCTCGCCCtttccagtgatccttttgccgGTTCTGCGCTACTCAGTTTTTACTTCAAGTGCCGTATGCCGCACCACGCACACAAGGTATTCGATGAAATACCTGATAGAGATAGTGTTTGTTATTCCGCTATGATCGTGGGTCTAGCTCAGAATTCCCGCTCTGTGGATGCGCTTCTGGTTTTGGCTGACATGAGGCATCGTGGTTTTGCATCCACAGAGCATAGCGTTTCGGGGGGTCTGCATGCTGCTGCTGAGCTGGCAGCATTGGAGCAGTGTAGAATGATACACGGGCATGCGGTTGTTGCTGGGTTTGATTCAAATGTGGTGGTGGGCAGTGCTCTGGTTGATGGTTATGGTAAAGCCGGCGTTGTTGAGAATGCAAGGCAGGTTTTTGAGGAAAATTTGGCTTGGATGAATTTAGTGGGTTGGAATGCTATGATGGCCGGTTATGCCCAGCAAGGAGATCATAAATCTACTTCCGAACTGTTTGATTCAATTGAATGCCAAGGACTGGTGCCGGATGAGTATAGTTTTCTGGCAATGTTGACAGCACTCTATAATGCTGGAATGTTTCTTGAGGCTGATCAGTGGTTGACAAGGATGAAAGTGGATTATGGTTTGCAGCCAACTCTGGTGCATTATACTTGCTTGGTAGGTGCAATGGCCCGTGCTGGGCACTTGGAACAGGCAGAGAGGGTAGCATTGACAATGCCATATGAGCCAGATGCTGCAGTTTGGCGAGCCTTGTTGTCAGCTTGTGCTTTTCATGGTGAAGCCGATAAGGCTTGGTCTATGGCCAGGAGGGTTTTGGAACTTGAACCGCTTGATGACTCGGCTTATGTTATTGTTGCCAATGTGTTGTCAGCTGCAGAAAGGTGGGATGATGTTGCAGAATTGAGGAAAATGTTGAGAGATCGGAGGGTGAAGAAACAAGGAGGGAGGAGTTGGATTGAAATTCAGGGAAAAGTACATGTTTTTGCAGCAGGGGACTGGAAGCATGAGAGATCCGCGGCAATTTATCGCAAGTTACAAGAGATCATGGGGGAGATTGAGAAATTGGGATATGTTCCAATTTGGGATGAGTTGTTGCACAATGTGgaggaagaaaggagaaaggaggcTCTTTGGCATCACAGCGAGAAGTTGGCAGTGGCATTTGGTGTGTTATGTGGGTCTGCACCACCAGGAAAACCATTGAGAATTGTGAAGAATTTGAGGATTTGTAAGGATTGTCATGAAGCTTTTAAGTATATGACCAGAATTTTAGAGAGGGAAATTATTGTGAGGGATGTTAACAGATACCACAGATTTGTTGATGGTAATTGTACTTGTAGAGACATATGGTAGCACCTAAGATGAATACATGTCCAAATTAATCTCTTAAAGATCACTTATTTTATAATAAGATTTGTCATTTAAAAGATTTTAAGTTAGTCATTTTAGTTTTTTCGTCACTTTCGTTGCTAATAACGTCAAAATTTGTTGATATGACAGGTTATGTAATACCACAACACACATTTAGTAGTCCTAATTGACGgctaagtttatgaaattaaatcaaatcaatcccaaattaaGGGATTCCAATGCCTCAAGTTCTCTCTTTAATTAGATTTTGATTTGacctaatttcataaatttatcaagctaatagtcaattaagactttTATATGAAATTAATGAATTTTGGCGTCATGAAAAAAATGACAGAAGGACTAATgcgattaatttaaaatctttaaagtacgaatttgattaaaataattttttagaggcTAATTTAAAATACTAATGATGATTGACGAATTTGACTATTTACCCCCCACGAATGATAGTATGATAGATACGAAATAGATTTGTGTGAAGCTTCTTTGTACTAGAGAGTAGAGACAAAGCGATGCAATGTTGAACAAAAGTAAGTATTAACGCTCTCCAACTTAGGCTACCTCAAATTAAAGGTTACGTTGCTGAGCCACAGAATACTCCCTAGCCCTTCATCGCCGTCGCCATTCCCGGATCCTCAGCGCCGCTGCCGCCCCAGGTCCTCAGCGCTGccgcttcttcctctttcccGTGTCCGGAACCCAGTAGATCGGCACGTCGCCTTCATCTTCGCCGGCTTCTTAGTGGCTTCTCGTCTTCATCTTCAGTTCTTCACTAAATGTTTAGTCTTGTTCTTGATTTGAACTTTGAAGCTCTGAAGTAGTTGTTCTTCGATCTTCTTCTTCAGCcttcttcaatttttgttccgtttttcttcaattcttcttcttcggtctTGGGTTGAAGTTTGGTTCGGAATGTATTTGTTGATGGATCTGTAATTAACTAATTACCCAGGTTAGTGTTTTAGTGTTTTCTCTGTTTTAGTGTTTTCTCTGTTTTCAAATTTATTGTTACTCTGTTTAGTGTTTTCTAATTGCTCGTTTGCTAGTATTTTACACTTCTACTAGTTTACTGATTGCTGATGGctcctaatttttttgttcacaTTTGCTAATGGCTTTGATTTGTAGTTGCTGGTTTTGCTTTGATTTGTAGTTGCTGGCTCCTAATTATTGCTGGTTTTGCTGGctttgtttgttgctgaatgctggTGGCAGAATTTAGTTATGGTCATGttgataattttttgatttttcaatgtGTTGTGGCTAGTCTTTAATTTCGTATCTGGTTATGGATACTTTTTTGTTTTGTAGTTGCTGGTTTTGCTTTGATTTGTAGTTGCTGGCTCCTAATTATTACTGGTTTTGCTAGctttgtttgttgctgaatgttGGTGGGAGAATTTAGATATGGTcatgttgataatttttttatttttcaatgtgcTGTGGTTGGTCTTTAATTTTGTATCTGTTTATGGATACTTCTTTGTTTTGTAGTTGCTGGTTTTGCTTTGATTTGTAGCTGGTTTTGCTTTGATTTGTAGTTGCTGGCTCCTAATTATTGCTGGTTTTGCTGGCTTTGTTTGTTGTTGAATGTTGGTGGCAGAATTTAGATATGGTCAtgttggtaattttttaatttttcaatgtgTTGTGGCTGGTCTTTAATTTCGTATCTGGTTATGGATACTTCTTTGTTTTGTAGTTGCTGGTTTTGCTTTGCTTTGTAGTTGCTGGCTCCTAATGATTGCTGGctttgtttgttgctgaatgttGGTGACAGAATTTAGATATGGTCATgttggtaattttttttattttttaatgtgttgTGGCTGGTCTTTAATTTTGTATCTGGTTATGGATACTTCTTTGTTTTGTAGTTGCTGGTTTTGTTTTGATTTGTAGTTGCTGGCTCCTAATTATTGCTGGctttgtttgttgctgaatgttGGTGGCAGAATTTAGACATGATCATgttggtaatttttttatttttcaatgtgtTGTGGCTGGTCTTTAATTTCATATCTGGTTATGGATACTTCTTTGTTTTGTAGTTGCTGGTTTTGCTTTGATTTGTAGTTGTTGGCTCCTAATTATTGCTGGctttgtttgttgctgaatgttGGTGGCAGAATTTAGATATGGTCATgttggtaatttttttatttttcaatgtgtTGTGGCTGGTCTTTAATTTCGTATCTGGTTATGAATATTTCTTTGTTTTGTAGTTGCTGGTTTTGCTTTGATTTGTAGTTGCTGGTTCCTAATTATTGCTGATTTTGCTGGCTTTGTTCGTTGCTGAATGTTGGTGACAGAATTTAGATATGGTcatgttgataattttttttatttttcattgtgctgtggctggtctttaattttgttttaattaataaaacttttattaatttcagttatggataatagtattaatcaagaagcaacTGCTGATATAATAATGCATCTGTGAATAGTAACTTGTCTGTCAATCCTCCTATTTCGAATGATGCtgcaaatcctaatcctaatccaccGAAGCAAATTTACAACAAGTTCTTgcagattttgatgattgatagaTCATGATGTTGGGATATAATATTTAGATatgtttttttactatttaatttttgagtttgtattttgataagatcatatggatttggttaatgatattttatgtagtgttttaaatttcgaagatattttaatatttatattagactataattacattttaggatgtttatttataatttatttattattttattttagaacgaTTTTTTTAGTTGAACCATCGGTTAGACCGATTAAACCAataaaccaataaactaataactagaacgGTTTGATGACCAGTCCGGTTCTCAAAACATTGCTTAACCCACACACCAAACTTGTAAAGCAAATTGCTGCGTCTGGGTCCAATTAGCTTCACAAAATTAAAGACCAATCAATTATTCAATTGAGACTCAGTAATATTTAGGCTAATATTAGGGTAAAATACgataatatttgattatttttatatttatatttttataatagtagttcaaaaaattattgatattttgtaaataaatattttttaatattaaaaatacaaaatgtcattgatattttataaaaatttataacaacatataatacataattaaattatatttattcttaataatttaatattgaaaTATCTAATATTTATTCTATCAATAAAAGGTTcaagaaatataattaaatagttcatacattattaaaaatagtttCAAAATCtcataataacaaaaattttccTAGAATTTAAAAAGGTAAGAAAAGTAATCCATTTTAGAAAAGCAATACTCAACCAGACTTTctacattatttttaaataaagtataaaacattaaaaaatgtaaaataattaaacttgatTGAACTACCTGTTCACATATTGGGTCCCCATTAGACTaccttttctttctttaattctttctccaacaataatgataataataataataataataaaatgaatttTAGTGGTCAATTCAgtttttaaatagagtttaaatATGCAACAAATTAAAATGTATTTAGTTTAGTATTGAATAGGagaaaaatatgtttaaaattttttaacgttATATTGATaactttttttattctaaatgcGGACGTGATTTTTCATCTTAAACACGTGTTTAGTTGAAATAAGAAGTTGTAACTTCTGACCTAAAGTAAAGAGTTGTAGTTTCTGCATTTATTTAATGTACATTTTTTTTGTCTAaacatgtaaaaaaataaagcaaacaCTATCTTATATCCGAGTCGATAATTTGCTGGAGATTAATATAAGGTCCAAACCAAATAACATTATAAGAGTTACTCTTAGTACTATATCTAGATATCCAATTCACAGCTTTATTTGCTTCCGGGACACCCACTCAACATGAACAAACCAAGAACGAGATAAAAGCTCATGAATCTTATGAACCAAATCTATTACTTCAGATGAATACCTATTTGTAAGACcatgcatgatgggcagaatgtgaaggcaatccgtttcacatataatatccctTAAACTCCAATTCCTAGCTAAAACTAACCtcctccaagcagcaaataattcaTATCTGATGATAGATCAGGAAAAAATGTTTTTAGAAACCCAAGATCCAACctcccttagaatctctaataatacacctGAATTCTGCTAAATTTGAATCCGatacaagcttgcatcacaattaactttaaaactattgTTTGTTGGTGGTTCCAACACAGGCGATTTTAGAGAGATCTAAAGACATTGTTTCGATTACTGTAAACTTGTAAGTCTTTGGCGGTAATTCTGGTCAAGGCAACAACCTTGTGGTCTGTCTAAGGATTGTTAGCAttgaatatgtcattgcacctatgtcTCCATACCCACCAAAGTCCTGTATCAAAAGACGCCTCATTATCAGCTAAGGCCTTCTGAAACCACTCTTCAAGAACAGTCCTAGCCGTCGAGTCCAGGATACTAGGATCCAACATATGCCAAATTACCTTTAATCATTCACAATTTCTAAGGCAATGCTCCATTATTTTTTGTGCCTTGTTACATCTCTTACACAAGATACTTACCGTGCATTTACATTTGATTTTTCTGCTCCTTATTAATTTCAATAGTTTTTtccataaatattttaatttttttattatttttagtactcttttatattttgatttttattttctttttattgaattttttattgtaattttgctATAATATGACTTCTTAATCCaattaaaaatgataaagtaaataaaaaaactgAGAATGCATAACAATAGAGTCATGAGTAGGACTAGAAGTGAGTCAAGTCAACTCATGAGCCAGCTCGAACTCGACTCATTAATAGCTCAATAAGCTGAGCTCATAAGACGAGTTTAAACttaaaattgagctcataaattaaataagcCGAACTTGAGCTTTGATAAACTCAGTTCGTAAAttgactcgattatatatattaatacacatatcttatatgtatttaatctatacttttaatattatatatgcacatataaaatagtaatataaaattctacatatatattttgatttgtgcgttagttaatagaaaaaaattgtgCGTTACCAACATGAATCCTTGTTAAGTTTCAATCCTAATTCTTATTCCCTACTAAatagaaaatataattaattgatGTCGTTTACTCATTTaggtttttaatatataaaattaatctttttaatattttttaatatatataagttataatttattaatataaaattatagattatgttcttGTTATTTGAGTCAGCTCATgtattatttgagccagctcaTGAGTTTTGGTGAATTGAACTTGAACTTAAAAAATAAGCTCGATTATTAATGAGTCGAGTCATAAACTAAACTCAATTTTCGTGAGTCGAGTTTGAGCTCGGTTCACTTTCAACCCAAGTCAtaagtaataaaaatttatagtctaaaataatattaaataaaagaatactAAGAATACTGAAAAAattatacaatattttttatttgatattataaaatttattattgtaaTTCTTGTGCAtcatttattattctaattttttataatatatattattgtttcTATTAAAAAtgatcaattaaataaaaaaattaaccatgagtaataataaaatcataactagtaaaaagttagaagctaaaataataataaaaataagattatcaAGAGTATTTAGAAAGAGTATTAAAAAACATTATTgatttattcatatattatttttatttttttaatataaagtatattttattaatttttatatgttatttttaatttaataaataaatattaattgttattataataataaaaaattatagtatattaaaatagagtactaaaaaatattatataaaaaatatacttaaaaaatataaaaaatattaaatatacttaaaaagataacattataatttaatattatatttttttaataactatctATTTAagagtgattttaactaatattattaaAACAATATTCATTTCATCAAAAACAATTTTGATATAGAATTGCCAAATATAAATCATGTTCACTtttatccaaaaataattttataaaatcaatttcaTTCAAACTCTAATTTGACAAATgtcaatccaaacacacacttagtcTTTAGTCTGTCGAGTTAAGAGACACTGTAGATagcccaataataataataataataataataataataataataataataataataataataaatattatttatttatacactaaatacTCTTAATACtcctataaaaatataaaaattattaattaattatatatttaaactatttttaattaacaaaataaaaaaatacgtaTTTAGTTGTTAGAAAATACTGGTGAATAAGAAAAACACTTTCTTTACTCTGAATTCCTTTTCTACCTCATGAATTTTATCCTTTTTCTATCTTTAATTCCCTAATTTTAGTAAATTGTTCTTCTATACTGTTACAGTATCTCACTATCTTGTCTTTACTAATCTCTCCTAGAATGAAGGTCAATGAACATCTTACTATATATAAATTATACAATATTTGTTTTTCCATAAGAGACGATATATATCTCAATtctgtaaagaaaaaaaaaaggagattaAATTACGTGACAAATCAAAGacaatttaaaagaagaaaaagaaaatgagtttTTCTCTCCTTCTAATTTTGTTTTTTACCCCAAGCCAACAACATAATGCCATCGGAAAATGAATAATCCAAAGCTGGATGAGAAGGGAAGACATACATGCATCGCAGAGATggggatattttatttattgtaaGTTTGCTAACTCACCAATCTATCAACCTTATCTTGTGACCGTGGTTATACATCATCACCTCCACAATAATATAGTAGCATAAATTACTTAACGAGACACGTCATATTTTTGGCACTTGCATTTGAGCAGCTTCAGCTTCTTATTTATCTGTTTTACTTGAAGCAATTTTAGCatgttaaataattattattgtgacatcagtttcagattttttttttggcGAATCAGAGTTATATTTTAactgtaattaaaaatatttatactattaTCTAATTTCATATTAATATACTTTGGCAATAGTTTCATTATGACCATAATACCTAGAagaaaaattcttttaaaaaatgtataaatgCACAACTAAATTGTGATACCCAAATACATGTAGTAAATTAACACCAAACTACTAattaaaaagagagaagaaatgaTAATAACATGAAAGTTGAGTTGTAtgaaagaacaaagaaaaaacaaaaggagTGTTGTTATAATGCTATTATTGTGTTTAaaatgatttattattattattactatatacACACACGTTAAAATTTGCTGACATACCATCTCAATTATTAGGGTAGGGATGACACCAAGGTTGATATTAGATACAAGAATTGCTTAGTTCTTCTTGCTTGactgataaattaaaaaatggatacttttattatttattttttaaaatcgtAGAAGATCTTGTAAGAGTAATCAGATATAATTACCCAGTTCCAAGGGTTAAAAAATTCGATTACTGTCTGGGTTTTCTTTCTCAAGCTTTGCTGTGCCGAAAGCTACCCCCATTAAAATTTTAACCTTATCTTCTCACCTTATTGTAAAGATATTTTGTCAGAGCCTTGCTCTTTCAGCCTCATAGACCTATTTCAACTTTATtacattttattcttttatatctaatttatgATTTTAGTTTTGTATAAAGTCAGTGTAAGTCGCTCATCCACCAATTATATATGGTCATATAGACTATAGTCAATAGTATTTAATCTTAGCTAGTTGCCAAGTTATTTAAAAGAATCATACATATAGTGGCATATaattagataaatataatttttgttattctaATAACACATTCAAATTAATttcctttaataaaaaaataaccttTCATGAAgcttacattaaaaaaataaaataaaatacatacatcTTAAGAGGTAAGTAGTGTACTAAGATAACTTAGTGGGACAAATTTGAACCATACACTAAACTATCTTATCATACATCAAATTTGAAGCAATAGATTATCTTTGATAGCATCTTGTTCTCTATAACAATTTCTTCGAAGTTATCAAATGTCCATAACCAATCAAAACACAAATAATCACAAGAGTCagtaataaaacaaaattcataaGGGACAAATTTCAATTAAAGTGTTCATTTTGTAGTGTAGAACAAACATCACTAGTAAAATGCATTTCACTTTACATAGCAATTGGACAAAAGAAGAAACTTCCAAGTTGGAACATTAGTCCTCTAATAGTCTAATTACATTATTGTCCTCCCTCATAGCTCAGGAAATTGTTAGTGTTACTTACCAAGAAAGAATTAGGCTTCATGGCTACGAAGAAGAAGGATTCAGATTTCTTAGCTTGGCTTTGACTGAATCTAGTTGCTCTGACCAACACAAATTCAGGGGAAAAATATGTTATTAGAATTGTTTGGCAATTGGCACCTTCAAACACGGGTATCTCCTAAGAATTACATAAAAACATGGGTGAAGAACATAGTCAAAGGTGAATAATTCTTACTTTGTTCCGTTGTTGTTGCTTTCTGGATGGTTGTGCGAAAATATAAGTTGCAATTTCTCTGATACACAGCCTGCAGCAAGAAAACAAAGCATGTCCTTTTAGACCTATTGGGTAATTATTTTAGAAT
The sequence above is drawn from the Arachis hypogaea cultivar Tifrunner chromosome 4, arahy.Tifrunner.gnm2.J5K5, whole genome shotgun sequence genome and encodes:
- the LOC112796126 gene encoding pentatricopeptide repeat-containing protein At4g33170 produces the protein MERIMAQHDDLSAPPRPLPPSPSPTKTDPRTIHARAIKSVATDNATFNNLVTLYSKLESLASYSVRVFSQIRSPNVVSWTALVSAHSNTLLALRYFVSMLRHPTLPNNRTLASLFRTSAALSALPFALSPHSLSLKLALSSDPFAGSALLSFYFKCRMPHHAHKVFDEIPDRDSVCYSAMIVGLAQNSRSVDALLVLADMRHRGFASTEHSVSGGLHAAAELAALEQCRMIHGHAVVAGFDSNVVVGSALVDGYGKAGVVENARQVFEENLAWMNLVGWNAMMAGYAQQGDHKSTSELFDSIECQGLVPDEYSFLAMLTALYNAGMFLEADQWLTRMKVDYGLQPTLVHYTCLVGAMARAGHLEQAERVALTMPYEPDAAVWRALLSACAFHGEADKAWSMARRVLELEPLDDSAYVIVANVLSAAERWDDVAELRKMLRDRRVKKQGGRSWIEIQGKVHVFAAGDWKHERSAAIYRKLQEIMGEIEKLGYVPIWDELLHNVEEERRKEALWHHSEKLAVAFGVLCGSAPPGKPLRIVKNLRICKDCHEAFKYMTRILEREIIVRDVNRYHRFVDGNCTCRDIW